Proteins from a genomic interval of Rhipicephalus microplus isolate Deutch F79 chromosome 6, USDA_Rmic, whole genome shotgun sequence:
- the LOC119168471 gene encoding sulfotransferase 1E1, whose amino-acid sequence MNLESYKHVDGVSLHGWYHEDMIRSALSYKPRSDDIFIVTYPKSGTTWMQYVILSILGEGNVPKTFAEYMLTSPHLELFGEDGVEKMPRPGLIKTHLPFHKAPYSPEAKYVCVARNVYDVCVSYYYHTRGLTPISVKDVSFATFHDMFTTGKLSYGDYFDHVLSWYERRDNPNVLFFTYEDVKKDHQLWVLNIAKFLGENYAQAFRKDPELLRKVVNASSLSNMKQIFAGKISASVMNLLNLPSGKALKALQVYRDIWPHMGELHPNEDFVRKGVIGDWKEHFTPELIEKTKAWIERKTTGSDVMQLWKDIELP is encoded by the coding sequence ATGAACCTGGAAAGCTACAAACACGTCGACGGCGTCTCTTTGCACGGATGGTACCACGAAGACATGATACGCTCGGCACTTTCTTACAAGCCCCGCTCGGACGATATTTTCATAGTGACGTATCCGAAGTCTGGGACAACTTGGATGCAATACGTCATCCTCAGCATTCTTGGAGAGGGCAACGTGCCCAAAACCTTCGCAGAGTACATGCTGACCTCTCCGCACTTGGAACTCTTCGGTGAAGATGGTGTCGAGAAGATGCCCAGACCTGGTCTAATCAAGACTCACCTGCCTTTTCACAAGGCACCGTACTCGCCGGAAGCCAAGTACGTTTGCGTCGCCAGGAACGTGTACGACGTTTGCGTGTCCTATTACTACCACACGCGAGGCCTTACTCCCATCAGCGTGAAGGATGTCTCGTTTGCCACGTTCCACGACATGTTCACGACCGGCAAACTGTCCTACGGTGACTACTTCGACCACGTGCTCTCCTGGTACGAACGTCGCGACAACCCCAACGTGCTGTTTTTCACGTACGAAGATGTGAAAAAAGATCACCAATTGTGGGTCTTGAACATAGCGAAATTTCTCGGAGAAAATTATGCGCAAGCGTTCCGAAAAGACCCCGAGCTACTCCGCAAAGTTGTAAACGCTTCGAGCTTAAGCAACATGAAGCAGATCTTCGCTGGAAAAATCAGCGCCTCGGTAATGAATTTGCTCAATCTGCCGTCTGGCAAAGCTTTGAAGGCACTGCAGGTGTACCGTGACATCTGGCCCCATATGGGAGAGTTGCATCCGAACGAAGACTTTGTCCGGAAAGGTGTCATCGGTGACTGGAAGGAACACTTCACTCCAGAGTTGATCGAAAAAACAAAGGCTTGGATCGAGAGGAAGACCACAGGATCTGATGTGATGCAGCTTTGGAAGGACATTGAACTGCCATAG